CCGGCTGAATCCACATCTTACAGACTGGCTAAAATAGACAAAGAGAAATTCCCGGATATTATTACAGCCGGTACTGATGTGCCCTATTACACAAATTCTACCCATCTGCCCGTAAATTATGAAGTCGATATTTTTACGGCGCTGGATTTGCAGGAAGAACTTCAAATAAAGTATACTGGAGGTACCGTGTTCCATGCTTTTCTGGGTGAAAGCATTACTGATTGGGAAGTTACCAGAGAGCTCGTGAAAAAGATTTCAGAGAATTACAGGATCCCATATTTCACTATTTCTCCGACATATTCTATTTGCCCGACTCATGGGTATATAAAAGGGGAAGTTTACCGCTGTCCAAAGTGCGGAAAGGAAACAGAAGTGTATTCGAGAATAACAGGATATTACAGGCCTGTACAGCACTGGAACAAAGGTAAAAAAGAAGAATTCAAAAACAGAAAAACTTTTAATGTTTTCAGGGGGGAAGTAGATGGATTTCGCAGGATGGCGCGAAGTGAGCATGGTGGATTATCCGGGGAAAATAGCGCTGACTCTCTTTACCTCAGGTTGTAACTTTGATTGCCCTTATTGCCACAACGCGGAATTGAAGAAAAGAGTAGAGCACACTCTAAAAGAAGAAACTGTCTTTGATTTTATCGATTACCGAAGGAAGGTTTACGATGCAATTGTCGTCACGGGAGGGGAGCCTTCCCTTTATGGATATGAGTTGATTGATTTTTTTATAAGGATTCGAAAATATTTCCCGGAGAAATTGCTTAAAGTCGACACAAATGGTAGCAATCCGGATTTCATTGACAGAATGTACGGAGTTGTAGATTTTGTGGCACTTGACATAAAGGCCCTTGATTATTCTTCCTTTTCGAACACGAGTTTTTATACCATAGTTGAAAGCCTTGAATCCATAAAGCATTTTTTGGATTATGAAATCAGGCTAACCATGTATCCGCCTTTAATCAAGCAGGAAGACTTGCCGAAATATGTTAAGCTATTAAAGGGTGTGAAAAGGGTAGCGGTTCAACAATACAAACCCGTTGATTCGATAAATCCCTATGATATGAATGTCCTGGAGAACTTCGTAAAGGCTTTGAAGCCTTACGTAAATCAGGCTTATATTAAGTTCTGATGGAGGTGGATTGATGAATTTCACAATACCAGGCGCCGAAAAGGCGTCCTTTTTGACGGAAAAGGATGTTCTTGAAGTATACGCAGGAGATTTGGCTTTCAGGTATCGTTTGGAAAAGTCAAAGGGAATTGCGCTTGTCTTCATTGCAATCAAGAACCTTTCAAAAGAGGCAAAAAAACTGGGCAGCTTTAAAATTGCGGAAATTTCTGAAATAGAAGGACCTATGTATCTCAATAACTGGCAATCATGGCTACCTTACAAGCGTTTCGATACGCCTCCGAACCTTTCAGGCTTTGCGGAATTTGCGCAAACGAACGAGATTTCTCTTTTAACCGCTTCACCTGTCCCGGAGCTTTTAATAAATGGGATTGTACCAAGCGACTATTTTATATCGGGAG
This Kosmotoga arenicorallina S304 DNA region includes the following protein-coding sequences:
- a CDS encoding anaerobic ribonucleoside-triphosphate reductase activating protein, which produces MDFAGWREVSMVDYPGKIALTLFTSGCNFDCPYCHNAELKKRVEHTLKEETVFDFIDYRRKVYDAIVVTGGEPSLYGYELIDFFIRIRKYFPEKLLKVDTNGSNPDFIDRMYGVVDFVALDIKALDYSSFSNTSFYTIVESLESIKHFLDYEIRLTMYPPLIKQEDLPKYVKLLKGVKRVAVQQYKPVDSINPYDMNVLENFVKALKPYVNQAYIKF